Below is a genomic region from Rana temporaria chromosome 3, aRanTem1.1, whole genome shotgun sequence.
GAATGTCTTTCGGCGTCCAGAGGCTTTGTAAGGATATCTGCTGTCATATCCTCGGTCGGGCAATAAATTAACTCAAGAAGACCTTGCTCTTGAAGATCCCTAAGAAAGTGAAACTTCACATCAATGTGCTTGGTTCTTGAATTAACTCCTTCAGTATGTGCAAGTCCAATGcatccttgattgtcctcataGATTTCTGTTGGTCCCAACTGTGGTTGACCTAAATCTGTTAATAGCTGTCTCAGCCATATAACTTCTTTGCTTGCCTGCGCTGCAGCAAACTATTCTGCTTCAGTAGACGACAGTGTAACAGTGAGTTGCTTTTTTACTAGTCCAACTGATGGCGCCTCCTGACAGGAATAATAAGTAGCCACTGGTAGATTTTCTGTCACTGGTGTCTCCTGCCCAGTCAGCATCCACATATCCTGTTAAGGTGCTTTCATTGCTTGCTGATAACTTtagcttgtagtgcaaagtcccTTTAAGATAGCGAATGATTCGTTTTACAGCATTCCAGTCCTTTTGGCTTGGCATTGAAACCTTTCTGCATAGGATTCCAACTGTTGCTGCAATGTCCGGCCTTGTAGCGGTGGTAAGGTACAGCAATTTCCCTATTGCTTTCCTGTATTGAGTATTAGTAGGTAATGGGTTATCTTGACAATTCATTTCCTTTAGGTAGTTGGTTTCCATGGGAGATTTCACTGGTTTGGCGTCTTCCATTCCAAAAGTTGGTCCTTGGTGTCAAAGtgcttattttgtttttccaatATTTCTGCTTCATCCCCTTCTTGCTCAAAGCAAATCAGGATATCATCCACATAAATAAGCATATAGACCCATCTGTTTGTCAATCTCTTTGTGTATAAGCAGGGGTCTGCTTTACTCCTTTGAAAGTTTTGATGTGTAagcacttcatttatttttatattccatGCTCTGGCGGCTTGCTTTAGGCCATATATACTCCTGCAAAGTTTGCATACTAGGTCTGACCTTTGTTCATATTTGAATCCTGGCGGCTGTTCCATGTAAATTTCTTCTGTTAAATCGCCATGTAGAAATGCGGTTTTCACATCAAAATGTTTCACTTGCATTTTCCTTGTGACGGCTACTGTCAGTAGAGACTGTATTGTAGTGTGCTTGACTACTGGTGCAAACGTCTCATTGTAGTCCTCTCCGTATTTTTGAGAATAGCCTTTGGCTACTAGTCTTGCTTTGTACCATTCAATTGTGCCATCTGCATTGTATTTCACTTTAAAAGTCCATTTACAGCCTATGGATTTCCTTCCGGGTGGTAGTTCTGTAAGTGTCCATGTTTTAGTGTCATGCATGGATTTTATCTCTTCCTCAGCAGCCTTTATCCATTTAGTTGCTTCTTGTTCTGAAAGTTGAGATATGTCTTCCCAGTTTACAGGTTCGTTGCTTTGTATGAGAGACGTATAGGTGGTTTACCTTTGTTTTCTCTTGTTGACCGTCTCGTTTTTGTGTCTGAGCCTTCTTGTGTCTGCTCTTCAGTACTGGTTGAGTCTACACTCACTTCAACTGTTTGTTCGGAAGTTACAGAGATGGGCTGGTCAATGTCAGTTTTCTCTTCCATTCTTGCTTCTACTGTTGTCATTACATTGTCTCTTAAATCTTCAAGAAAAGTTACGCTGTTGCTAATGGTAAACTTGGCTGTTTTGGGATTTAGGATTCTGTAACCCTTGACATTGTCACTGTATCCAACGAAGATACCTTCAAACGCTCTGTTTTGGAGTTTGGTGCGTTTTTCTTCAGGTATGTAGATAAATGCTTTGCATCCAAAAACTCTTATGTGTTTTACACTTGGTTTCTCATTGTGCCATAGTTCATATGGGGTTTTCTCCACTGTTCTGGAAATAAGTCTGTTCTgcaaatatgtagctgtcatggctgcctCACCCCAGTATTTTTGTGGTAGTCCAGAGTCTGTCAGCATACATCTGATCATTTCAGTCAGAGTCCTATACTTTCTTTCAGCTACTCCATTTTGTTCTGGTGTGTACGGAACtgtcttttgatgttctattccaTGCCTTTTTAAGTACTTTTGTATCTTACCTCCTGTGAATTCACCTCTATTATCACTCCGAAGTATGAGAGGCTTCCTCTGAAACTTGTTACTTGTCTTTGTTATATAGTCTTGTAATTTGACACAAACTTTGTGTTGCATTAGGTAGGCGACTGTATATCTTGAGAGGTCGTCTATGAAAGTCACTATGTACCTGTTGCCTCCAGGTGTTG
It encodes:
- the LOC120930448 gene encoding secreted RxLR effector protein 161-like — protein: METNYLKEMNCQDNPLPTNTQYRKAIGKLLYLTTATRPDIAATVGILCRKVSMPSQKDWNAVKRIIRYLKGTLHYKLKLSASNESTLTGYVDADWAGDTSDRKSTSGYLLFLSGGAISWTSKKATHCYTVVY